The following proteins come from a genomic window of Malus sylvestris chromosome 4, drMalSylv7.2, whole genome shotgun sequence:
- the LOC126620195 gene encoding type I inositol polyphosphate 5-phosphatase 8-like: MRTDGRKISKPSWPKVVARKWLNIPSKGDEFHSDYSPKYETGRRKSCSDQDRCVSVPDDFSDGCTLVGKTTHRPSFGMETSTFSNDLNLKMFVGTWNVGGKSPHEGLNMGEWLKSPSPADIYVLGFQEIVPLNAGNVLGAEDKAPAAKWVTLIREALNKNDSGLSHYYSSATHTEHSSQLDQQCKPRLSFSDLLSLEDELSDADFERLLNLNPASTSSGENSPASPLMCPWKGNSPRQGHRYCLSASKQMVGIFLCVWVRADLCRHISDTKVSCVGTGIMGYLGNKGSVSISMTLHGTTFCFVCAHLTSGEKEGDEMRRNSDVMEILKKTSFSHSCRIRGQLLPPDSIIDHDKVIWLGDLNYRLATACCSDTHELLKKHDWQALLEKDQLILEQQAGRVFKGWEEGRIYFAPTYKYLANSDHYVAQSSNSREKKRTPAWCDRILWKGEGLKQMCYMRGESKFSDHRPVYSLFSVRLDWAAKKKPNSCVLKSSAKVQAEELLLLTRAKSLDTISRF; this comes from the exons TACTCTCCGAAAT ACGAGACTGGGAGAAGGAAGAGCTGCTCGGACCAAGACCGCTGTGTCAGCGTACCGGACGATTTTTCAG ATGGGTGTACCTTGGTGGGGAAAACAACACATAGACCGAGTTTTGGGATGGAGACATCAACTTTCAGCAATGATCTCAATCTCAA AATGTTCGTGGGGACATGGAATGTTGGAGGGAAATCACCCCACGAGGGCTTGAACATGGGGGAGTGGCTGAAGTCCCCTTCTCCCGCAGACATCTATGTTCTTGG GTTCCAAGAAATTGTCCCTTTGAATGCCGGTAACGTATTGGGTGCGGAGGACAAGGCCCCAGCTGCCAAGTGGGTGACGCTTATTCGTGAAGCATTGAACAAGAATGACTCTGGACTTTCGCATTATTACAGCAGTGCCACCCACACAGAACATTCTTCACAGCTTGACCAGCAATGCAAGCCTAGGCTCAGCTTCTCCGACTTGCTTTCGTTAGAAGACGAGCTTAGCGATGCGGACTTTGAAAGACTTCTGAATTTGAATCCAGCATCGACTTCAAGTGGAGAAAACTCACCAGCGTCGCCATTGATGTGTCCATGGAAGGGCAATAGTCCAAGGCAAGGACATCGTTATTGCCTATCAGCAAGCAAGCAGATGGTTGGAATATTTTTGTGCGTGTGGGTTCGTGCAGATCTTTGTAGACACATTAGCGACACGAAAGTGTCGTGTGTCGGTACAGGCATAATGGGATACCTTGGAAACAAG GGTTCAGTATCAATCAGCATGACGTTGCACGGAACAACATTTTGTTTCGTGTGTGCACATTTGACCTCTGGGGAGAAAGAAGGGGATGAGATGAGAAGGAACTCAGATGTCATGGAAATCTTAAAGAAAACAAGCTTTTCTCATTCATGTAGAATAAGGGGACAACTGCTTCCTCCTGATAGCATTATAGACCATGA CAAGGTTATTTGGCTTGGGGATTTAAATTATCGGCTGGCAACTGCTTGCTGCAGTGACACACATGAACTACTAAAGAAGCACGATTGGCAGGCACTTCTTGAGAAGGATCAG CTAATTTTAGAGCAGCAAGCCGGTCGAGTGTTTAAAGGGTGGGAGGAAGGGAGGATATATTTTGCTCCAACCTACAAATACCTGGCTAATTCTGATCATTACGTTGCCCAATCTTCCAACTCCAGAGAGAAGAAACGCACTCCTGCTTG GTGTGACAGGATTTTATGGAAGGGGGAAGGGCTTAAACAAATGTGTTACATGAGAGGGGAGTCGAAATTCTCAGACCACAGACCAGTTTATTCGTTGTTTTCAGTCCGATTAGACTGGGCTGCCAAGAAAAAGCCCAACTCTTGCGTGCTCAAGTCATCGGCCAAAGTGCAGGCAGAAGAGCTTTTGCTACTCACCAGAGCCAAAAGCTTAGACACCATCTCAAGGTTCTGA